One Coleofasciculaceae cyanobacterium genomic region harbors:
- a CDS encoding recombinase family protein, with the protein MLHYLFSTTDDSMPSRITATLLGLAAEIERELISMRTTEALAKRRSGV; encoded by the coding sequence ATGCTTCATTACCTCTTTAGCACTACCGATGATTCTATGCCCAGTCGGATTACAGCTACACTGCTGGGTTTGGCAGCAGAAATCGAACGAGAATTAATTTCGATGAGAACTACTGAAGCTCTAGCCAAACGCAGATCAGGCGT